The DNA region GAAGATTCGCTCGCTTCCTGCTTTTGAAATGGCACTTAAGCTGCCGAAAGAAAAAATAACGGAGGATTTTGGGGATTATGAATTATCAGGTGCTTATTGCGGACGATTACAGGATGATACGTCAGATGTTTGAGGAGATCATAAAGGGAGCGGGAGGACGCTACTCGCTTGCAGGAACGGTTGACAATGCCGAGGAGGCAATAACATTCTGCCGTTTCCATAAAGTTGATCTTGTTGTAATGGACGTTGTTATGGGCAGCGGCATGGATGGTATCGATGCTGCCGCCGAAATAAAGAAGTTCAGCCCGAACACAAAGGTGCTCATTGTAACGTCAATGCCGGAAAGTTCGTTTATCAGACGCGCGAAGGAAGCAGGAGTTGATAGCTTCTGGCACAAGGAGGTTCAGGACGCTCCGCTGCTTGACGTTATCGACAGAACGATGGAGGGTGAATCAGTCTACCCAAACGCCATGCCGGAGGTCTGGTTCGGCAACACGGTCAGCACAAGCCTCACGGACCGCGAACTCGATGTTCTGCACGGACTGGTAGGCGGTGCTTCCAATTCCGAGATCGCAGGAGATCTTGGAATTTCGGAGCGAAGTGTAAAGCAGCATATCACCGATATGCTCAACAAGACCGGATTCAGAAGCAGGCTTCAGCTTGCGGTAAGAGCAAGGGGAGACGGTATTGTTATCAACGACTGTCACACGGTGTAAAAATCGCATTATCATATCTGGAGGATTCGTCGGATAGAAGATCTGACGGATCCTTTGTTTATTTATAATAATCTTACTATGCAAATGTTGAAAGTTTTCTAACGTGATGCTTCCCTTTTGTACGATGTGAAGCGCATTTCTGATGTGTTATCATAATAAACATAAGGAAACACTGATTAAATCGGAAATCCGGCTTCTCCGGATTTCCGAAGGTGGGATTTGCGGGGCTTCACCCCGGAACCCCACGCTGATTTATGAATAAATCAGCGTTTCCATAATAAAGAAAACCAGAGTCCTAGGGGGTAAAGTTTATGAAAAACATGAAAAAAGTACTTGCAGCACTTCTCGCACTTACAATGACAGTATGCCTTGCATCATGCGGCGAAACAGGCGGAGCAGGAAACGACGGCGGAACAGTCGAAAACAGCGTGACCGAAGAAAAGAAAGAAGAAAGCAAAACAGAAGAAACTGAAGCACCGGAAGAAACAGAACCGGCAGAGACAGAGGCACCGGCACCTGCGGTCCCTGATGGTTATGAAGAAGTGAAACTGGAAAGTGATTATCTTGGCGTAAACGTGTCGTTTGCAGCACTGAATGACGGCAGATTTGTCGGAAGTGAAATAAAACCGAATAAGAGTATGGATCAATATGGTCGTTCTGAGTTTGAAGTTAATTATTATTCGGATGAAAAACATAAGCTTCAGGATTGTGTTAAATACAAAGTTACCATTCAGGCAATATCAAATGACGCTATGGTTACTGAGAGTAAAAGATACAAGGCAATTGAAAACTCTGAATATTCAGGTTACTGGAGTACTGAGATTGAAGATAAAACTAAATGCTACTATAAGCTTTTTACTGACGAGAATACATATATTAATGGCAGAATAATGATATCGGTTGACATGTGGTCCTATGGGGAATGGATGCCGTTGGATGATTATAAAAAAATGACCAACACAATGATTGAATCGATGAAGATCGATATACTTGATACTAACTCACTGAACGATGCAAATGGCGATTTTCCGAATTGTCACGGTACTTATACTGTGCCTGCCAAAATGAATATTGCAGGTAAAGACTGCGATACCTATTGGTATGTCAAAAACGGTCAGGTTCATGCAGCTGTTGATTTCACAAATGAAAAAGGCAATACGTTTACGATCCTGGATAACGGACCTAATGTTCCACAGTACTTCAGTTCACACGTGAATAGTGAGACTTTAAGACAGCTTCAGTTTGGAGACAAGAATGTTCTTGCTGATATCAATATCGGTACTGTTCTGCTTAACAGTGCTCTGGAAGCTGAGTACACAGTAGTGTTTGAGACAGATGGAGAAAAAGAAAAAAGCATTTCATTCTCTGTTTTAATGGGCGGTTCCGGTGATTTTAATTATCTGGATTTCAAAAATGAGTACGGAGATGAAGAGAAAAAAGCAGAATGGGATGCAATGCTTGACAGTTATGCCGAGGAATATTTTAATCAGATTATTTATAATTCCAATACAGCAAATGAAGGAACTGCTGAAGACGAATCTTCAGAAAGCAGTGAAGCTGCAGAAGAAACAAAAGCCGAAGAATAACCGGTATCATAAAAGGGGAAATAAAATATGGGAGCTGATTCAACTCAGATGTGCTGCCCTAACTGCGGCGGTACTATGGAATTTGATCCGGGTGTGGGAAAACTGAAATGCATGTTCTGTGAATCTGTGTTTACTCAGGAGGAATGTGCGGCATTCTTCAAGGACAAGGAATCACAGGAAGAGGCAAAGCAGTCCGGCAGTGACTGGGGCAGCGATGCCGATGACATGAAGGCATATTCCTGCAACACCTGCGGAGCGGAAATACTTGCAGATGAAAATACGGGTGCTTCACGCTGCCCGTACTGCGGCAACACGACGATAATGGAAGCGACATTTACCGGAGCGGCAAAGCCGGATTACCTTATCCCGTTTGCATTCAACAAGCAGCAGGCGATGGAAAAATACAAGGAATACTATCAGAAGAAAAAGCTTCTTCCGAAGGCATTCTTAGACGGAAATACAGTCGAGGAGATACAGGGTGTGTATGTTCCGTTCTGGCTGTTTGACGGTGCTGTTACCATTGATGCCGAATACGAAGCTGTGGACAGGGAAGACACACAGACCGAGACCGTCCGCAAGATCTACCGTGCTGAACGACGCGGTAATATAAAATTCAAAAACGTTCCTGCTGATGCTTCAAAGCGTATGCCGGATGATATCATGGATTCGATCGAACCGTTTAAATTCACGGAACTTAAGGATTTCAACATGATGTATCTGCCGGGATTCCTTGCTGAAAAATTCGACGTTGAGGGCGACGATGACCTTGAACGTGCGGAAAAGCGTGTTGTCAACACAGCAAAGAGCAAAACACAGGAAACGGTAAAGCACGATGAAGTAAAGGAAAAGCGCGGTAACTTTGCGGTCAACTACACTGACAAGAAATACGCCATGCTTCCGGTATGGTATCTGACAACGAACTGGAACGGGAAGCAGTGGAATTTTGCAATGAACGGACAGACCGGCAAGTTCACCGGTGATCTTCCGGTCGATTACAAAAAACTCGGAATTTTTACCGGCATTGCATTCCTTGTTCCGCTTATAGTTCTTTATCTTGTAATGAAGAGCATTCCGGTCGCAGCCATTGCCGGACTTGTTATCGGACTTATCACTTTCTTCG from Ruminococcus sp. HUN007 includes:
- a CDS encoding response regulator transcription factor, giving the protein MNYQVLIADDYRMIRQMFEEIIKGAGGRYSLAGTVDNAEEAITFCRFHKVDLVVMDVVMGSGMDGIDAAAEIKKFSPNTKVLIVTSMPESSFIRRAKEAGVDSFWHKEVQDAPLLDVIDRTMEGESVYPNAMPEVWFGNTVSTSLTDRELDVLHGLVGGASNSEIAGDLGISERSVKQHITDMLNKTGFRSRLQLAVRARGDGIVINDCHTV